ttgttatgatgaaccttaagtaaataaatgtgtatatatttttgtaataattaatgtacgtttaaaattttgttgatgtaacattagaaaaacactattattatttttgttgtagCATGTGTAGTAGTTTCTATTTGACAAAATAATCAGTCTATATTTCGTTAatgtattatataaacataaacattataATCAGATAATTGGGAATTCGATAAACAAGTTACTGCGTTTCTCAATGAAAGCAGGCATTAAACGAAAACCTTAACGACttcatcttttttaatattacctGGGCAAATCTTGTCattaaagacaaacaaattGCTTTAAAAATCAACAAGACCTCCATTTCTACTGATTTCCGTTTCTCAAATGAAATCCGGAAGGCATATGATGGTCACATGATAGCTCAAATGAcaatttatctccctttgaaaTGTGAGTCAACCGCTCCTCAATGTAAGTATTTGTTAATCTTTCTGACgcatacaaattatataaactcaatttatgtaatttaagaaattatatataaaaatcattaagGTGTGCTGAGGAGAGGCGATATTCAAGCTTTAAAAAAAGTcacattatacatgtaaccAACGTAAACAATACAGTGTAATAACACTATAACTGTTCAGTATTATATAATGTCATACATGCATAGAACAAagaatttttatatcaaaaaccGATTTTTATAGTCAATTGAATTATTCCTTCCATACAGTAATGCAAAGACgtttacatgttataaataacaatgaaaacaatcaaTGTATAGCCTGAGTGTATACTGAGACTACGATAACATAGTATAGTCTCAGGTGTATAGCAGTctgatttaatttaaattgcTGTAGACATAATTATCGGCGACATCTGTTATGAATACATTATATTATAACTGAGAACATGTTTATACTGTTTTACTTACACCatgaacatacatttgtatatagtaTGGcttttttgtgtatatctctGCATCAACTATCcgaatatatatgtatttggtGATAAGCTAGATTAACTGCAATCAAATAGAGGatgaaaaacatttccttatttattgcaaaaaaattgaaatttatagaaaacaattatttaataaactaaattttaattcaCAAGATCTGTGCCCTGAAAAAGTTATGGAAACCATTATTAGTTTACTTAACCCACAAAATATTgatgatacaaaaaatatatgccaTTACATACAATTATGCTTTGaatctttgtaattttattcatttaaccttgatttgatattttgtcatacataatatatatttacagtcatagattaccttagccgtatttggcacaactttttggaattttggatcctcaatgctcttcaactttgtacttgtttggctttataaatattttgatatgcgcgtcactgatgagtctaatgtagacgaaacgcgcgtctggcgaactaaattataatcctggtacctttgataactattatttatGTGATGTAATATCATGTTAATGTGGGGGAAGACATCATTATACTTGTATTGATTTTCctgatttaataaaaacttgaaactTGAAATTACCGTCAGCCATGGTTGGAACTAGAATACGGTCCTGTCATATGGGACCTATTCACTACTTGGGAAATAGAAAAGATAGAAAGCATACAGGAAAGAGGTGCACGTTTCATACCGCACGACTACAAACCCAGAGAAACAGGATCCGTAAATATGCACCCAAAGCTAGAATCTAGGCTAGAATTATCACCTCTTCAAGAACGGAGGAGACATCAAAGGCTGACTATGGTCTACACAAACATCGTAGAGGACATGGAATCCGTAATAGCAGACCACTTAAAATTATAGACTGCAAAACAGACATCAGAAAGAactcctttttttttctaatacgaTAATTACCATCTGCTTTTGTTGAGTTATAATATTGAACGTTTACTATTGGCATAAACTGAACATGGTAAAACTCAGTGAGTGTTTGAGAAGGAGCTAGTGATATCTAGCCAACCAGTAACTGGGACGCTTTCACGATTTATAAATTTCTCACTTAGATTGGAAAGCAGCGTAGGAAATATACCGTCCCTTTTCGTCATCAAAGTCACAATCATCATCACATCGATCGTTGTCAATGTATTTATCGTTCACTAATCTATGGTCACGATATGATACTgaaacgacaaaaaaaatatttgagtacactattaaaagaataaaatcaaaaaaatactgaactccgaggaaaattcaaaacgaaaagtcctaAAGGATTCTAAATCtaatagcaaaataaaaaagctcaaatacatcaaacgaatggacaacaaatgtcatattcctgacttggttcatgCATTAACTAGTTTTGTTTCACGTGACTGGTCCCGTGTTTTAAAACTCTTGTTCCCCAATCTTCACAAAATCCGCACTTACATGACTTACTAGAGCAGCCAGGTTCAAACAACATTTGAATGTCGCCAGTGCACTATGCATTTGCTAAGGCACACAGATCATGCACTTCTTAAATTTCCCTCCATTTTCTCTCAAAATGGGCAATCATTTTCACGTGCTCGTGCAACTGCAAGTCAAAAATGATGAAAGAGTTGTAGTGAGGCGGTCCTTTCCACTCCAGTGTATACTTTggaatgatgtttttttcttcttcataatTAGCTTTATATAGATTACCAGTTCTCGATGTATAACAACATATgctaaagttattttttttcttcagatttttCACAATGAATGACACCAATGGAATGAGCTGGACAGACGACAGTTGTGAAGCATGGCGGGTACGATATCATAAAGAAATATGCCATGGCCTTGCACAGGCACTAAGTAATGAAGAGTTTACCGAcatcaaaattataattgatgataaaacatttaactgCCATCGTATAGTTTTGTCAATTATGTCACCGTATTTTAGTGCAATGTTCGCTTCTGGTATGAAGGAATGTCAAGATGGCGTGGTTCACCTTCAAAATGTTGAAAGTGAGGCATTCGAGAAGATCCTGAAATTTATCTACGGTGGACAGGATTTTATAGACACAGAAAATGTTGATTCCCTTCTGCAAGCGGCAGTGATGCTACAAATAAAATGTCTGCAAGAAAGATGTGAGGAATATATGGTGGGGAAACTTGATCCTGAAAATTCGTTAGGTGCCTGGAAGTTAGCCCAAGGTCATGGCTGTCTGTGTCTTGCAGAGAGAGCTTTCCAGttcatattgtattattttgaacaaatatgtaaaactgaAGATTTTTTGGCTATAGATTGTGACGAATTATTGCAAATAatagataataacaatttgaacaTTAAAAGTGAAGAGCTAGTATGCGAAGCTGTTATGAAGTGGgtgcattttaatgttgataCCAGAATAAAAGACCTtcctagaatttttgaaaaactgcGTCTCCCTCTTATACAACCGGAATATTTAATTGATGTACTCGAGCAGGATAAGTTGATTAGACACGACCAATCCTGTCGGGATGTTTTAGAAGAAGCCAAACGATACCACTTGTTGCCCGCCAGAAGACAGGAGTTTGTTTCGCCTCGAATGAGCTTTCGGAATTTCGGCGACTTTGAGGAGGTAGTGGTTTGTGTCGGCGGTACAGACGACAATTCCAAAACAACACAGCGCGTGATATGTTACAGTGAAAAGAGAAGTAAATGGTTCTCGTTGGCACCTATGCCGCATGACCCGGGTGTAGAATTTGCAACTTGTTCATATGGCAATGCTATTTATATTTCGGGTGGCAGCACTAAAATGAATGCAATGCTCTGCTATATAAGTACTCAAAACAAATGGGTGTATTGCGAACCTATGTTGCTTGGGCGTCGACGCCATGCCATGGTAGCAGTTGGGGAACATGTTTACGTATTAGGAGGGTATGATGACAATAATGATAATGACTTCCGAACTTTAATGAGTATTGAACGATATAGCATAGCAACTGGAAGCTGGGAAGATGCCGGGTATCTTTCGGTTGCTGTGAGGTCTGCGTCCGTTGCAGTAGATAGagagaaaatatatttgtttggagGCGTTACACGTGAAGATTTTGATACGAAAATTGTTCAATGCTTTGATACTAGACTAAAAACGTGCAATATAGTGTGTGAACTTCCCGTATACTGTAGGTTATCATCTGCAATATCCCATGACCATAAGATATATCTCGTCTGCCCtgatggagatgttattgtatTTTCAGCAGATGGAACAACGGAAGAAAAGGGGAAAATACCCGGATTCGACCGCTATAGCTTTGGTGCAGTGTTAAAGAATAATTCAATTATCGTCCTTGGTGGTATGGACTCTGACCATTCATATGGGGACTGTATTACCTTTGATCTTCTAACATCAACCTCATCAATATCAGCAGATGTCCTACCACAAAAAGCTTCGGGTATCGGCTGCGTGAAAACTGTAATTAATAAGAAATATCTCGAAACGTTATCTCGaagtaaacaaaattgaatttagaGAAAACCGGAAGACAAAATAACCCTGGAAATATTACTATAACATCAATATCATTTCAAGTCAGTAGTCTATTGTGACTTTTGTACATATCAACCGCGGGTCATTCTAATTCAATTTTTCTTCCTGGATATAATTATGTTAACCAAAATATGACTTTTCTTATAATTTACTAGGTTTGTAAGCTGCTTTGTTTTTGATAATACTTTGTATCTTCATAAGACAATCTCGAAAATCCTCATGCTTCAATAACAATGGCATTCCTCTCTACATTGCAGTTCATCCTATGTTCTGACCAAAGTGCAATCTCATCAAATAACTCTCCGTCTGGTCAGAAATTTGACTACATCACCGTAGAAAAACAACAGTCAAGTCACCAATGTAAGAAGGGCTTtgcgaaagaaaaaaaatgtatgcctGCATAATTGTTTTGCTAATGCCAGATTATCATCGTTAGCCAAGAGGTACAATCCACTCCCCTCCTCTCCAGGACCCTCTGAAGAGAGGAGTGAATCGCAAttcttggctagcgaagatcaTGCGAGATTTAGTTTGACAATACCGccacaaacaataaaaatatcaattggtcTGAACGGTCTTCTAGTACGGTTTTCGACTCAAAAACGAGAAGTTGTTGTGTCAAACGAAAAACATTCTAAATCTCAATTATGGTTCTTAAGTAGGAATACGTCCTGTATAGAAAAAGAAGACTTTTATTTTAGAGTAAAAAATTATGATTGTGGGGAAACATGTCTGCGTTGTGACTATTTTCAGCTCGTATTTAATCTTGACAAGAAAATTTGTGTTTGTAGCGAGATacatttatgtaaaatgtgGCAACAGATACtagaggaacattcaaactcgtagatcgaaaataaactgacaacgccatagctaaaaaagaaaaaaaacagacaaaacagaCGAACAAAATCTGtggatgctccggaagggttagcGGATCCTGTTCCAcacgtggcacccgtcgtgttgctcatgttattattCGTGAAAAGTGTAAGAGATTGTAGCTACGACTTAATGaacatctgtgaaacggatttTCCGTAACGGCCAACCAAGTCGTGACGGCGtcagtaaaatttacgaaaggatgatttcaacttcaccttttggaactcttggtttaatagtttTCTTGTGAGTAGGAATCATGATTTAAAATACAAGCCCgtgaatattgtatcaattttatCAGTAAGCAAAGCCGGGCTTCCAAGTTATTGGGAACCAGCCTATCTATAGGTGGCtgttggaatgttgctacatagaaattggaagttcacaattgggaaactgaaatcatctcttttgtcgtaaagttttatGTTCAACCGATCCTCAATGTCATtttttagatgtaagtcaagatatgagacagACTTTactatctgttgtatccttaaTCTCTATTTCGATGGGATAGATCGATGcgttcaatttgtcttttagtttggaattgAGTATACTTGTGTAAAGGGtagaaaagttaaatattttaataatattgcaAGATAAAAGAGTTTTAGATTGCATATGTACTCTAAATGATATTCGgattttttaagtatccacatttGATTCAAGCCACCtatagaataggcagtttcacaataactgtAAAGCCCGACCTTGATTACtgataaaattgatgttaataaATAAGAAAGAGGTTTTGAGGAGTAATTGGAAGACCTAGTAATATATATATCGTTGTTAGTAGGGACACTTGTGTAGTTAAGGTTAATTTCCAATACAATGATGGAAGTTCTTCATCTTCGATTGACAATTTCTTTTGGTGTTATATCTCCGTGTATATATCGTTATATCTTATAGTTTGAGAATAAAGATTACATATCTATATTtagacaaattataaaattctcttgagaaaaaagtatatgtacataagttttatgaTTACTGTGACGTAGTCTTCCTTGAAATACGGGTGTTCAGTATTGTCTTTGCATTGTGTTTGTCTAGTGATGTCTTGATCTGATGACCAAACGTGGTATTTCTCTGTTATCATTATTACCCTATTGTAGTTACGGGAATATAAAGGGAATACCACCTTATACACGCCATTGGTGTCAACTTTTTGGAGAAGAAACCAGTCTTCCATGATTATTGATTTAACCTTAGCCTCACGTAACCTTAATGTATGTATACACAGTCTTGTGTTGTTTATACCAAATTGTGTATTTGATTATACGTTTTATTACtcctgtaaaaaataaaatcttataaaaatacaaatgaaaacgtcaaatttataacaatgtgtttaaattgtatttgagCACAGagaaatcttataaaaatacaGATGAAAAGTTCATATATTCATCACAATGTGTTTAAATTGTATTAATGCATAGAAATAACAGTATAACATAAATAATTGAGTACAATATaaataacgatttttttttactctattGTTATAGCATATATAAAGTGTTTCGTATTAGCTATAGTCAGCGTTCAATTAGAACTTTTCTCAATTTCTATAGAGCCAGAAATATCAAAAGCTTCTATCATCCTGTGCATATGGAATTCTATGTTCTTGGGAACATGCAATATTGCAAGTCATCAGCGATAAGAATTAAAACCAAGGACCTTTTACAGCAAACTTTAGTGAAAGGATAAGAAGtagattcaaaataaataaacgcTCGGAAATCCCTTTCAACAATCTTTATATTTGCCTATAAACTAGTTCGTGTACATTGCCCTGGAGTACAATTCTAAATTGTGGTTCGGCGGTTTGAAAGAACAGATGCATTTCTTCGCTTTATTTCGACTGTTGCACGAAGtcatacacttttttttttttttaaactataattcGTACTTTCACAATTTGTGAGCTAAGTTACGTAAAAAACGATTCTTCGCatctatatatgtattattCCGGTTTAAAGTAACGAAGGGGGATACCAAATGAACATCCAAACGCGTACAAGTCAAAAACACTCTGCCAAACGTCATGGTAAAACAGTGCAAAGGACACAGAGTTTacgaaatacaaaatttaactcTCAAAGAATGAACAACAcacattaaacaaaacaaacggGATGATATCAGGTGCTAATAagtcctgctccacatgtaaaAGAAAGTAATTTGCCTTCATTGTTCTTCGGCCCGTCATGTCAATCTTTGTACAAATTTTCCGGTATAAGTAAAGATTTGCGAATGTTGTGGCTTATCATGAAATACTGGTTTGATTCCTTTTTAGCAGGTACTTTCATGTTCCTATTAGTCATAGAAGAAGTTTTAGACACGACATCAAACGCCCTTGCTTCAGTTGACTCCATGCGATCCGAGCTTCCACCTATTACAAACACTTTACCATTATAAAATGCTGTACCAAATCCAAACATAGTTTGTTTGTGCACTGAACCTAAAACAACCGGATCTTTACCATGTTCATATaaaaccacatctccttttgGACCAACAATATATGCTACATCTTCATTCATTACTAGTCCACTAAAACTGCACATTATTGGTAACTTTGAAAACGAGGTGCACGAGTTGGTTGTTAAATCGTACATCTGAATAGCAGAGACAAATTCACCAAAAGACTTATTACCTCCAAATACTATAATGctttcattaaatattgcacATGAAGGATTGGATACAGCAATGCTGAGCGAACCAATTCGATTCCATGACTTATCCGTTATATTGTATTTGTCTACATATGGCCATACCACGATTCTATCCTGACTTCCGCCCAGCATATACAGATCATCATTCTTAATGACCATGGCATGATCTGCGCGTCCATATTTAAACTCAATTGGACCTAATTTCTGCCATTTatttgaagtaaaattgaatCGATGGAAAGCTGTTGGATTTCCACTACCTCCGCATATATAAATGTCACTGTCGTTGGAACATGCGCCATACGAACCTCCGGCCGAATGAGTTGGTAACCCCGGCAACTGGTACCAATAGTTGTTTACAAAACTAAAGCATGCTAAGTGAAGTCCTGGTATATAACTAGAGGACCACATAACAACCATGACATCTTCTGTTTCAAATGTTCTGGTACGTTCTTCTTTACTTATCTTGTTTTGTATTACATCATTGATATACTGAATACAGTTTTTGTCTTTCTTGACTATAGGGTTTTCCAAAGTTTCTTCTAATGCACTTTCTAAAACTAATGAAAGTCTAACATTTTTCATAAGATCAGTAATTTCGACTTTATCTTtctgctgtttaatccataaaagtacaaattttaAGATCGCATATTCATTCTCTGCATTTATCTGGTCATTTTGCAAAATTCTATTTATCATACTTTTCGTTAGTGTTAGGAATTCTTTGTTTTTTGATACAGAACTAAAATGGCGACACACAAAGCTTATCCCTTTACAAACTAGATAATCAGACCCGACTGTGTCGCCGAGTTGAACCACGTCAATGcaattgtcaatttcaatatggCGTACCATAAAACGCTCACATTGAGCCTGAAGTAAAGGAATCTGTAAGTAAGATGAGGTAGACATCAAATCCTGGACATTCTGTATTGTAACAGCAATTTCACCAGTATACATAAAGTCGAGAATCTTACTGAACGTCTTTTTATCTACATCATGAATTGTGACTTCCTCCTGATGTAACTCGCTAAGCTCCGAAGAAAACATGGCGTCAAAATATGCAGAGAAAGTCGCTAAAATAACCTTATGACagcaaaatctttgtttttgcaCGAGCAGAAATATATCAGATAAACTCTCGTTTATTCTGGAATTTGCTAAAGTGTTACCAAAGGTCAAATTTCTCTGTTTAACAAATTCTTCGTGTAAACAACTTTGTTTTCTTGAGCCTTTTGAAAGATGAGGTATTGGCAACccaaacatttttgctgctgagataaaagtttcattaaaatccTGAGGTTTTATTGTAGGTTTATAGAGCATTGATAGAAAATACGCTACATTATTGAGACATGTTTCTTTATTCAAAGAATTTTTGAAGGATGTTGCTGTTGTTCCTGGTTTTTGAGAAAGTTTACATAAACTGGAAAAAAGGATTTGATGACACTGGATACTTCCATCTTTGgcatttatagtaaaatcaagATATTGCTCTAAAGTCCAGTATTTTTCCAAGTTCCGAAGAATACTTAAAACATGCGCTTCAGAtaccatctgaaaaataaagcgtgaaagtaaaatcacaggATGACGAGTATTTTAATCGGGTGAGGTATGAATTGAAAAGATATGTAAAAGGCAAATTCAAATACCGGTATACCAGATATATTTATCACGTTAACAATTTAGAATGATTATAGATTTTCTGCAAAATCAGAACAGCCAACATCttatcttcctttttttttgatgaaatgagCTTTTTGTCTAATTGGTGTTTTTGCCCCCCAAAACACCCTCTGTACGTAGCTTTGGATAAAAGATACTTGCATGGTTCCAGACctaaaataagaattttgatATAATCGACCAAGCCagattttcataaattaaagacaTATATTAAAGGaatgacatcaaaagttcaatgtaggaaaaaaaaacttatttcaaaaactAGTAGTTTTTTTAGTTAGTAgtataacaagagtgcacacgctgaaatgtctcgccttctgtacttatcattgatattatgttgatagtcatACGTATAacgctttattacaactgtcacataaacttaacataaattaagataactaaacaaagactaatgaaccttgaaaatgaggtcaaggtcagatgaaccatgccaggcagacatgtacagctaacaatgcttctatACAACACATATAGTTGACATATTACTTATAAttgaagaaaaatagaccaaaacataaaaacttaacactgtgcaatgaaccgtgaaaatgaggtcatggtcaaataaaacatgcgtgactgacataaagatcataaaatatttccaaacaCCAAAtttagttgacctatggcatatagtattagataaaaagaccaaaaactcaaaaacttaacattgaccactaaacaatgaaaatgaggtcaaggtcacatgacatctgcccgctagacatgtatcccttacaatcattccatacaacataTATAGTAGACCTGGCAtttagtatgagaaaaacacaccaaaacacaaaaacttaactataaccactgaaccatgaaaatgaggacaaggtcagatgacacctgccagttggacatgtacaccttacagtccttccatacaccgaatatactagccctattgcttatggTATCTgcgatatggacttgaccaccaaaacttaaccttgttcactgatccatgaaatgaggtcgaggtcaagtgaaaattgtctgacagacatgaggaccttgcaaggtacgcacatatcaaatatagttatcctatcaCTTATAAttagagagaattcaacattacaaaaaatctgaacttttttttcaagtggtcactgaaccatgaaaatgaggtcaaggacattggacatgtgactgtcggaaagttcgtaacatgaggcatctatatacaaagtatgaagcatccaggtcttccaccttctaaaatataaagcttttaagaagtgagagctaacaccgccgccgccggatcactatccctatgtcaagctttctgcaacagTTGCAGACTCGACAATAAAtaccatataaatatatatatgttccggaccatatgagtatttggaccatacgcgtatggtcatgaccatatgggtatatactcatatggtccgaccatacgcgtatggtcggaccatacgcgtatggttggaccatacgcgtatggtcggggtaattaacatgTACATAAATTCTTACCTCTTTTATAAAACCGTTTTAGTTGTTACGTCATTAAAAAGACACTACCAAAggtaattttttcattaaaaattagtaataacaaaaataacaaaataaaataagcagTTTCACAAAGTAAATTTCATCACTAGTCAAAATtatagtaaaacatattttttttcattaccgATATGTTATTACGAGTGAATGGGAAAATGTCGACCTGGGAAGTTaacttccaaaaatatattaatgagCTGTTTTACTATAACCTGACGTAAAAGTCAACAGGATGGAGAGTCCAATAAATTGCTTACTTTTGAAACCTAATATAACTAGCATTAGCAGTGCAATATTCATAATGTTATATACTTACacgtgttttgtttttaaaaaaatgaatgacgtCACCGGCAAGGACActagtttattattttaaaaagctgtTGTCTAGTGATATGATGTACTTCAGTCATTTTAAGATATTGGAGCGATATTGGATACCGGAATGACCCGGGACCAATAAAAGCTATACCATGTTGACGTTAGTGTCACCCTACGCATAATAATGCGAGAAAACTAGCTTTACCACCAATATTCAATgttatttgaattgtaaat
The genomic region above belongs to Mytilus trossulus isolate FHL-02 chromosome 7, PNRI_Mtr1.1.1.hap1, whole genome shotgun sequence and contains:
- the LOC134725127 gene encoding kelch-like protein 24, with the translated sequence MNDTNGMSWTDDSCEAWRVRYHKEICHGLAQALSNEEFTDIKIIIDDKTFNCHRIVLSIMSPYFSAMFASGMKECQDGVVHLQNVESEAFEKILKFIYGGQDFIDTENVDSLLQAAVMLQIKCLQERCEEYMVGKLDPENSLGAWKLAQGHGCLCLAERAFQFILYYFEQICKTEDFLAIDCDELLQIIDNNNLNIKSEELVCEAVMKWVHFNVDTRIKDLPRIFEKLRLPLIQPEYLIDVLEQDKLIRHDQSCRDVLEEAKRYHLLPARRQEFVSPRMSFRNFGDFEEVVVCVGGTDDNSKTTQRVICYSEKRSKWFSLAPMPHDPGVEFATCSYGNAIYISGGSTKMNAMLCYISTQNKWVYCEPMLLGRRRHAMVAVGEHVYVLGGYDDNNDNDFRTLMSIERYSIATGSWEDAGYLSVAVRSASVAVDREKIYLFGGVTREDFDTKIVQCFDTRLKTCNIVCELPVYCRLSSAISHDHKIYLVCPDGDVIVFSADGTTEEKGKIPGFDRYSFGAVLKNNSIIVLGGMDSDHSYGDCITFDLLTSTSSISADVLPQKASGIGCVKTVINKKYLETLSRSKQN
- the LOC134725129 gene encoding kelch-like protein 24 codes for the protein MVSEAHVLSILRNLEKYWTLEQYLDFTINAKDGSIQCHQILFSSLCKLSQKPGTTATSFKNSLNKETCLNNVAYFLSMLYKPTIKPQDFNETFISAAKMFGLPIPHLSKGSRKQSCLHEEFVKQRNLTFGNTLANSRINESLSDIFLLVQKQRFCCHKVILATFSAYFDAMFSSELSELHQEEVTIHDVDKKTFSKILDFMYTGEIAVTIQNVQDLMSTSSYLQIPLLQAQCERFMVRHIEIDNCIDVVQLGDTVGSDYLVCKGISFVCRHFSSVSKNKEFLTLTKSMINRILQNDQINAENEYAILKFVLLWIKQQKDKVEITDLMKNVRLSLVLESALEETLENPIVKKDKNCIQYINDVIQNKISKEERTRTFETEDVMVVMWSSSYIPGLHLACFSFVNNYWYQLPGLPTHSAGGSYGACSNDSDIYICGGSGNPTAFHRFNFTSNKWQKLGPIEFKYGRADHAMVIKNDDLYMLGGSQDRIVVWPYVDKYNITDKSWNRIGSLSIAVSNPSCAIFNESIIVFGGNKSFGEFVSAIQMYDLTTNSCTSFSKLPIMCSFSGLVMNEDVAYIVGPKGDVVLYEHGKDPVVLGSVHKQTMFGFGTAFYNGKVFVIGGSSDRMESTEARAFDVVSKTSSMTNRNMKVPAKKESNQYFMISHNIRKSLLIPENLYKD